In one Terriglobales bacterium genomic region, the following are encoded:
- a CDS encoding Na+/H+ antiporter: MPTNAIHGLEIVFLILLLFVVVFGVLARKLRTPYPIVMVLGGLLLSFIPGIPRVTLNPDLIFFIILPPLLYSAAWLTSWREFRYHLVSICFLAFGLVTFTVLAVTEAGQWLLPGFDWRVGLVLGAVVAPTDAIAATAIAKRVGLPRRLIDILEGESLLNDASALLALEFGIGLLVNGRFPTFTGGFLRLGYLIAMGAGIGLVIGEIVHQIEDRVDDGPIEIALSILTPYVAYLAADYVHASGVLAVVACGLYLSRKSSHFFSPSVRLQAWAVWEALTFILNGLVFVLIGLQLPLVRAEIRDLGMSTLLFYGLGFSTFLILLRILWMYPGAYLANVIRRRLLHQAERMPSRRQIFVAGWTGMRGVISLAAAIALPQMLADGRPFPQRNMIIFLAFFVILVTLVLQGLTLPLLIRVLGLAGTAAPRTEERQARRIILESALVWLESARKAAPPDAGGIYKDLEQHYRHRLASLREGGDAQDGIDAGFYRRFVDLSRQMIEVERERAVQLRNEGHISDELLREIERELDLGEARLVAKET; this comes from the coding sequence GTGCCGACGAACGCCATCCACGGTCTGGAAATCGTATTCCTGATCCTGCTGCTGTTCGTCGTCGTGTTCGGCGTGCTGGCGCGGAAGCTGCGCACGCCGTATCCGATCGTGATGGTGTTGGGCGGCCTGCTGCTCAGCTTCATTCCCGGCATACCCCGCGTCACGCTCAATCCCGACCTGATCTTCTTCATCATTCTGCCGCCGCTGCTCTACAGCGCGGCCTGGCTCACGTCGTGGCGCGAATTCCGCTATCATCTGGTGAGCATTTGCTTCCTCGCCTTCGGACTGGTCACGTTCACCGTGCTCGCCGTCACGGAGGCCGGACAATGGCTCCTGCCGGGATTCGACTGGCGCGTTGGCCTCGTGCTCGGCGCCGTCGTCGCGCCCACCGACGCCATCGCCGCCACCGCCATCGCGAAGCGCGTTGGCCTGCCCAGGCGTCTCATTGACATCCTCGAAGGCGAAAGCCTGCTCAACGACGCCAGCGCGCTGCTCGCCCTTGAGTTCGGCATCGGACTGCTGGTCAACGGCCGTTTCCCGACGTTCACCGGCGGTTTTCTCCGGCTCGGATACCTGATCGCAATGGGCGCCGGAATCGGATTGGTGATTGGCGAGATCGTCCACCAGATTGAGGACCGGGTGGACGACGGCCCCATCGAGATCGCGCTCAGCATTCTCACGCCTTATGTCGCCTACCTCGCCGCCGACTACGTTCACGCCTCGGGCGTGCTGGCGGTGGTCGCGTGCGGCCTGTACCTGAGCCGCAAGAGTTCGCACTTCTTTTCGCCGAGCGTGCGTCTTCAGGCCTGGGCGGTGTGGGAAGCGCTCACCTTCATCCTCAATGGGCTCGTGTTCGTGCTGATTGGCCTGCAGCTGCCCTTGGTGCGCGCTGAGATCCGCGACCTGGGCATGTCAACCTTGCTGTTCTACGGCCTTGGTTTCAGCACATTCCTCATTCTGCTGCGGATTTTGTGGATGTATCCCGGCGCTTACTTGGCCAACGTGATTCGCCGGCGCTTGCTGCACCAGGCTGAGCGCATGCCATCGCGGCGCCAGATCTTCGTTGCCGGCTGGACGGGCATGCGCGGCGTCATCTCGCTGGCCGCGGCCATCGCTCTGCCGCAGATGCTCGCTGACGGCCGGCCGTTCCCCCAGCGCAACATGATCATCTTTCTCGCCTTCTTCGTGATCCTGGTGACGCTCGTCCTCCAGGGACTCACTTTGCCGCTGCTCATCCGCGTGCTCGGACTGGCCGGCACGGCCGCGCCCCGCACCGAAGAAAGGCAGGCGCGGCGCATCATCCTGGAATCCGCGCTGGTGTGGCTGGAAAGCGCGAGGAAAGCCGCGCCGCCCGACGCGGGCGGGATTTACAAAGACCTGGAACAGCACTACCGGCACCGCCTCGCCAGCCTGCGCGAAGGCGGCGACGCGCAGGACGGGATTGACGCCGGCTTCTACCGCCGGTTCGTTGACCTCTCGCGGCAGATGATCGAGGTCGAGCGCGAAAGGGCGGTACAGCTTCGCAACGAAGGCCACATCAGCGACGAATTGCTGCGCGAGATCGAGCGCGAACTCGACCTTGGCGAAGCCCGCCTGGTCGCCAAAGAGACGTAG